Proteins encoded together in one Macrobrachium rosenbergii isolate ZJJX-2024 chromosome 45, ASM4041242v1, whole genome shotgun sequence window:
- the LOC136829714 gene encoding uncharacterized protein, which produces MGYWNAEIKCVLFCSLVASLLPQPSSSYEIECLSVDFDCGDITNTLASVCLRHNNYINPGPTYVSKERRSADIYTVPSTKSPSLAHPRATHLTMADEETQKVSKVEEEIQHMTLSREEANNMLHSKRRFRRDSVRRSPREECCNNASFRRCNFEEVAEYCIELRPGVNTCSSR; this is translated from the exons ATGGGATACTGGAATGCCGAGATCAAG TGTGTGTTGTTCTGCTCACTCGTAGCATCGCTTCTCCCTCAACCTTCTTCGAGCTATGAGATCGAATGCCTCTCCGTTGACTTTGACTGCGGCGACATAACGAACACCCTTGCCTCCGTCTGCCTGAGACACAACAACTACATCAACCCAGGACCCACCTACGTTTCCAAAG AGCGACGATCTGCTGACATCTATACCGTTCCTTCTACGAAGTCTCCATCGCTCGCCCACCCGAGAGCTACCCACTTGACCATGGCTGACGAAGAAACTCAGAAGGTATCTAAG gtggaggaggagattCAGCACATGACGCTGAGCCGGGAAGAAGCGAACAATATGCTGCATTCGAAGCGTCGCTTCCGGAGGGACAGCGTAAGGAGAAGCCCAAGGGAGGAATGCTGCAACAACGCCTCTTTCAGACGGTGCAACTTCGAGGAAGTCGCCGAATATTGCATTGAACTG CGTCCCGGCGTTAACACCTGCAGTTCCAGGTAG
- the LOC136829717 gene encoding uncharacterized protein isoform X2 yields MVAFIAAVAVVVLLTYILKTEDSLEDEPFFVGPLGDTFRNPRECPVCKQEFNGEERRPRNLQCSHHLCTSCIDTMLRSGASFCPICREYVSGVSAKNFKINYGVEDFMRFQDSADRGKGSHPMSKRMARMTKEYKDATEQLVKDCEDREGQLKDRLNTITPLEEDLNSVIETVECELRVKLQVLVHLNKMAIQELEMESTRIRTQILESENKRKDLLVVSEDLGKAKTSGDAANSLGKADMCHNEIEEWMVNHDLPPENKDALKNAEKVCRTTKDKVNLILEIISSEEINGNLFYRSSTFFRKLNLPEVITGDIVLQMGEDIRLLAEQELLYAVQRGRGQVSCAKISYRGHNLYLHCLLNKLPPQNARTIGYKELMSLKEKSMVTFLEIGSKEKVLGRVHIRLLPDNPRAKNFALLCSGMKEVSYVNSKLLETWGKGQSREHIRGGDYARNTGEGGAPLVPVPIENEKKSDSWRAGSVWGKRAEASASQFYISTRDDPDEMIKGLFGRVEEGLQVVKDAIQSFDDIKQLKITDCGFVFQPSRHSQS; encoded by the exons ATGGTGGCATTTATTGCGGCCGTAGCGGTAGTGGTCCTCCTTACTTATATATTGAAGACGGAGGACTCCCTGGAAGACGAACCGTTTTTTGTAGGACCTTTAGGG GACACCTTTCGCAATCCGAGGGAATGCCCTGTTTGCAAACAGGAATTCAACGGGGAAGAGCGTCGCCCGCGAAATCTCCAATGCTCACATCATCTCTGCACCTCCTGCATTGACACAATGCTCCGCAGTGGTGCCTCGTTTTGTCCCATTTGCCGCGAATACGTCAGCGGTGTGTCAGCTAAGAATTTCAAAATCAACTATGGAGTGGAGGATTTCATGAGATTCCAGGATTCAGCAGACAGAGGCAAAGGATCCCATCCCATGTCGAAGAGGATGGCACGAATGACGAAGGAATACAAAGATGCCACAGAGCAACTGGTGAAGGACTGTGAGGACAGGGAAGGTCAGCTGAAAGACAGACTGAACACGATCACTCCTTTGGAGGAAGACTTGAACTCTGTCATCGAGACCGTGGAGTGTGAATTAAGGGTTAAACTCCAGGTGCTCGTCCACCTAAACAAAATGGCCATCCAAGAGCTGGAGATGGAGAGTACTAGAATTCGCACCCAAATTTTAGAATCAGAAAATAAACGGAAGGATTTGCTTGTCGTGTCTGAAGACCTGGGGAAAGCCAAAACTTCAGGGGACGCTGCAAATTCTCTTGGAAAAGCTGACATGTGTCATAATGAGATCGAGGAATGGATGGTCAACCATGATTTGCCTCCAGAAAATAAGGATGCATTGAAAAATGCAGAAAAG GTCTGTAGAACAACGAAAGACAAAGTAAACCTGATTCTTGAAATCATAAGCTCCGAAGAAATCAATGGCAACTTATTCTACCGGAGTTCTACATTCTTCAGAAAGTTAAACTTGCCTGAAGTGATCACG gGTGACATCGTGCTGCAGATGGGAGAAGACATAAGACTCTTAGCAGAGCAAGAGCTGCTCTATGCTGTTCAGCGTGGACGAGGTCAGGTCTCCTGCGCCAAGATTTCCTATCGGGGGCATAACCTCTACTTGCACTGCCTCTTGAACAAACTGCCTCCTCAGAATGCCCGCACCATCGGG TATAAAGAGCTGATGTCCCTGAAAGAAAAATCGATGGTAACGTTTCTCGAGATCGGATCCAAGGAAAAGGTCTTGGGAAGAGTTCACATTAGGCTTCTACCAGACAATCCCAGGGCAAAGAACTTTGCTCTGTTGTGCTCGGGGATGAAGGAGGTTTCCTACGTTAATTCAAAACTTCTCGAGACCTGGGGCAAGGGTCAAAGCAGGGAGCACATCAGGGGAGGAGATTACGCGAGGAACACAGGCGAAGGAGGGGCACCTCTGGTCCCCGTCCCTatagaaaatgagaagaagagcGACTCCTGGAGAGCTGGGAGCGTCTGGGGAAAGCGGGCTGAAGCCTCAGCCTCGCAGTTCTACATCAGCACCAGAGACGATCCAGACGAGATGATTAAGGGGTTGTTTGGAAGAGTGGAGGAGGGTCTCCAAGTCGTCAAGGATGCAATCCAGTCTTTCGATGACATAAAGCAACTTAAGATAACCGACTGCGGTTTCGTTTTTCAGCCATCTAGGCATTCTCAGTCGTGA
- the LOC136829717 gene encoding uncharacterized protein isoform X1, which translates to MKTDCSIRRQLEFTWSQDPLSRCLGLGDQWRCFSPLQDTFRNPRECPVCKQEFNGEERRPRNLQCSHHLCTSCIDTMLRSGASFCPICREYVSGVSAKNFKINYGVEDFMRFQDSADRGKGSHPMSKRMARMTKEYKDATEQLVKDCEDREGQLKDRLNTITPLEEDLNSVIETVECELRVKLQVLVHLNKMAIQELEMESTRIRTQILESENKRKDLLVVSEDLGKAKTSGDAANSLGKADMCHNEIEEWMVNHDLPPENKDALKNAEKVCRTTKDKVNLILEIISSEEINGNLFYRSSTFFRKLNLPEVITGDIVLQMGEDIRLLAEQELLYAVQRGRGQVSCAKISYRGHNLYLHCLLNKLPPQNARTIGYKELMSLKEKSMVTFLEIGSKEKVLGRVHIRLLPDNPRAKNFALLCSGMKEVSYVNSKLLETWGKGQSREHIRGGDYARNTGEGGAPLVPVPIENEKKSDSWRAGSVWGKRAEASASQFYISTRDDPDEMIKGLFGRVEEGLQVVKDAIQSFDDIKQLKITDCGFVFQPSRHSQS; encoded by the exons TCAGTGGCGTTGTTTCTCTCCTTTGCAGGACACCTTTCGCAATCCGAGGGAATGCCCTGTTTGCAAACAGGAATTCAACGGGGAAGAGCGTCGCCCGCGAAATCTCCAATGCTCACATCATCTCTGCACCTCCTGCATTGACACAATGCTCCGCAGTGGTGCCTCGTTTTGTCCCATTTGCCGCGAATACGTCAGCGGTGTGTCAGCTAAGAATTTCAAAATCAACTATGGAGTGGAGGATTTCATGAGATTCCAGGATTCAGCAGACAGAGGCAAAGGATCCCATCCCATGTCGAAGAGGATGGCACGAATGACGAAGGAATACAAAGATGCCACAGAGCAACTGGTGAAGGACTGTGAGGACAGGGAAGGTCAGCTGAAAGACAGACTGAACACGATCACTCCTTTGGAGGAAGACTTGAACTCTGTCATCGAGACCGTGGAGTGTGAATTAAGGGTTAAACTCCAGGTGCTCGTCCACCTAAACAAAATGGCCATCCAAGAGCTGGAGATGGAGAGTACTAGAATTCGCACCCAAATTTTAGAATCAGAAAATAAACGGAAGGATTTGCTTGTCGTGTCTGAAGACCTGGGGAAAGCCAAAACTTCAGGGGACGCTGCAAATTCTCTTGGAAAAGCTGACATGTGTCATAATGAGATCGAGGAATGGATGGTCAACCATGATTTGCCTCCAGAAAATAAGGATGCATTGAAAAATGCAGAAAAG GTCTGTAGAACAACGAAAGACAAAGTAAACCTGATTCTTGAAATCATAAGCTCCGAAGAAATCAATGGCAACTTATTCTACCGGAGTTCTACATTCTTCAGAAAGTTAAACTTGCCTGAAGTGATCACG gGTGACATCGTGCTGCAGATGGGAGAAGACATAAGACTCTTAGCAGAGCAAGAGCTGCTCTATGCTGTTCAGCGTGGACGAGGTCAGGTCTCCTGCGCCAAGATTTCCTATCGGGGGCATAACCTCTACTTGCACTGCCTCTTGAACAAACTGCCTCCTCAGAATGCCCGCACCATCGGG TATAAAGAGCTGATGTCCCTGAAAGAAAAATCGATGGTAACGTTTCTCGAGATCGGATCCAAGGAAAAGGTCTTGGGAAGAGTTCACATTAGGCTTCTACCAGACAATCCCAGGGCAAAGAACTTTGCTCTGTTGTGCTCGGGGATGAAGGAGGTTTCCTACGTTAATTCAAAACTTCTCGAGACCTGGGGCAAGGGTCAAAGCAGGGAGCACATCAGGGGAGGAGATTACGCGAGGAACACAGGCGAAGGAGGGGCACCTCTGGTCCCCGTCCCTatagaaaatgagaagaagagcGACTCCTGGAGAGCTGGGAGCGTCTGGGGAAAGCGGGCTGAAGCCTCAGCCTCGCAGTTCTACATCAGCACCAGAGACGATCCAGACGAGATGATTAAGGGGTTGTTTGGAAGAGTGGAGGAGGGTCTCCAAGTCGTCAAGGATGCAATCCAGTCTTTCGATGACATAAAGCAACTTAAGATAACCGACTGCGGTTTCGTTTTTCAGCCATCTAGGCATTCTCAGTCGTGA